From a region of the Halomonas sp. HL-93 genome:
- a CDS encoding ABC transporter permease translates to MIAFLIKRLMHAILVMFVISLLAFAIQDNLGDPIQQMVGQSVPESEREELRERFGLNDPFLVQYARFAKNAVQGDFGYSYFYREPALEVIARHLPATLELVFASTLIIVLLSVPIGVYSAIKPRSPISKFFMGVSIVGISIPVFLTAIVLIQIFAIGVTVTLFPEGTAWGSWLNNFFSTQGNMPSFGRGDGIVQVFGHWETNFASWDGLRNIVLPAVSLASIMLPLFIRLIRAEMLEVLQSDYVKYARAKGISMRRVYFVHALKNTMLPVITVGGVQIGTMVAYTILTETVFQWPGMGLMFLDAINRADIPLIISYLMIVGIIFVVTNTLVDLIYGLVNPTVKLTGKPA, encoded by the coding sequence ATGATTGCCTTTTTAATCAAACGGCTAATGCACGCGATATTGGTGATGTTTGTCATCAGCTTGCTAGCCTTCGCCATCCAGGACAACCTGGGTGACCCCATCCAACAGATGGTGGGGCAGTCAGTGCCCGAAAGCGAGCGCGAAGAACTTCGCGAGCGCTTCGGCCTTAACGATCCGTTCTTGGTCCAGTACGCACGCTTTGCTAAAAATGCCGTACAAGGTGATTTCGGCTACTCCTATTTCTACCGTGAGCCCGCGCTGGAGGTTATTGCCCGCCATTTGCCTGCCACACTGGAGCTGGTGTTTGCCTCTACGCTTATCATTGTGCTGCTTTCAGTCCCCATTGGGGTATACAGCGCGATTAAACCTCGCTCGCCTATTTCGAAATTTTTCATGGGCGTGTCGATTGTTGGCATCTCGATACCGGTATTTTTAACCGCTATTGTCCTTATTCAAATTTTCGCCATTGGCGTGACCGTCACGCTTTTCCCTGAAGGCACGGCATGGGGCAGTTGGTTAAACAATTTTTTCTCTACCCAGGGCAATATGCCTTCATTTGGGCGTGGCGACGGCATCGTGCAGGTGTTTGGTCACTGGGAAACCAACTTTGCCTCGTGGGATGGGCTTCGCAATATCGTATTACCGGCGGTTTCCCTCGCCTCTATTATGCTGCCGCTGTTTATCCGCTTAATCCGCGCGGAAATGTTGGAAGTGCTGCAGTCGGACTACGTAAAATATGCCCGCGCCAAAGGCATTTCCATGCGCCGTGTGTATTTTGTTCACGCGCTTAAAAACACCATGCTACCGGTCATTACCGTGGGTGGCGTACAAATTGGCACGATGGTGGCTTACACCATTTTGACTGAAACAGTCTTCCAATGGCCGGGCATGGGCCTGATGTTCCTCGATGCGATTAACCGCGCCGATATTCCGCTGATCATCTCTTACTTAATGATTGTCGGGATCATTTTCGTGGTCACCAACACCCTCGTCGATTTGATCTATGGCTTGGTGAATCCCACTGTCAAACTAACCGGGAAGCCCGCATGA